In Arachis stenosperma cultivar V10309 chromosome 1, arast.V10309.gnm1.PFL2, whole genome shotgun sequence, one DNA window encodes the following:
- the LOC130974751 gene encoding uncharacterized protein LOC130974751 — translation MADFLVEVTGDPSEDVGTRWKLHVDGASNQTFGGAGIILESPIGIVYEQSVRFEFPISNNQAEYEALIGGLTLAAEVGARRLEICSDSQVVTSQVNGSYQAKDPLLQKYLEKVKSLSQKFEEVTVHHVPRERNTRADLLSKLASTKPGEGNQSLIQGMAREPAITLHMTTLGLSWLDPITNFLEHGKLPNDEKDAAKLRREAAKYAVIQGQLFRKGLNQPLLKCLRPDQTDYVLREVHEGCCGHHIGGKALARKLIRAGYYWPSMMTDSKEFVKKCVKCQQNANFAKAPASELSLLTTSRPFSQWGVDLLGPFPVGPGQVKKFMWRQVITRFGIPEVVISDNGTQFTDKKFTEFLDGLGIRQRFSSVEHPQTNGQVESANKVILSGLKKRLDNKKGAWADELAAVLWSYRTTEQSSTKETPFRLTYGVDAVIPVEIGEPSPRLLLKGVEEAIEKDLIDETRKMAHLTETALKQRMALRYNTKVIKREFEPNNLVLRRNDIGLPTPGEGKLAANWEGPYRIKKVMGKGAFKLERLDGKEVPRTWNADNLRRFYS, via the exons ATGGCGGATTTTTTAGTTGAAGTAACGGGAGACCCAAGCGAAGACGTGggtacacggtggaagctccatgtggacggagcctccaaccagacctTTGGAGGTGCCGGGATCATCCTGGAAAGCCCGATTGGGATTGTATACGAACAGTCGGTCAGATTCGAGTTTCCCATCtcgaacaaccaggcagaatatgaagcccttATAGGAGGCTTAACCCTAGCGGCAGAAGTCGGCGCGAGAAGACTGGAAATATGCAGTGACTCCCAAGTCGTCACTTCCCAAGTAAACGgtagctaccaagccaaagaccccTTGCTTCAGAAGTACCTGGAAAAGGTtaaaagcttgagccaaaagTTCGAAGAGGTCACGGTCCACCACGTACCtagagaaaggaacacacgaGCAGACCTCCTATCAAAGTTGGCCAGCACAAAGCCAGGGGAAGGGAACCAgtctctcatccaaggcatgGCAAGAGAACCAGCAATCACTTTGCACATGACAACCCTAGGTCTTTCCtggctagaccccatcaccaACTTCCTAGAACACGGCAAACTCCCTAATGATGAAAAGGATGCGGCGAAATTGAGGAGGGAAGCGGCCAAATACGCCGTCATCCAAGGACAGCTGTTCAGGAAGGGGCTCAACCAGCCCCTACTGAAGTGCCTACGCCCCGATCAGACGGACTACGTCCTCAGAGAAGTCCATGAGGGCTGCTGTGGACACCATATCGGAGGTAAGGCCTTAGCGAGGAAACTAATCCGAGCCGGATATTACTGGCCGTCGATGATGACGGATTCCAAGGAGTTTGTCAAAAAATGCGTAAAGTGCCAacagaacgccaactttgccaAGGCGCCGGCCTCCGAGCTAAGCTTGCTAACGACCTCTCGACCATTTTCTCAATGGGGAGTCGACCTCTTAGGGCCCTTCCCAGTCGGCCctgggcaagtcaa gaaattcatgtggaggcaggtgataacGCGATTCGGGATACCGGAAGTCGTCATATCAGACAACGGCACGCAGTTTACTGACAAGAAGTTCACGGAGTTTCTCGACGGCCTGGGTATAAGGCAAAGGTTCTCTTCGGTAGAACACCCTCAGACAAACGGACAAGTAGAGTCCGCCAATAAGGTCATCCTTTCGGGGCTAAAAAAGAGGTTGGACAATAAAAAGGGCgcttgggccgacgaactcGCAGCGGTCCTCTGGTCCTACCGAACAACCGAACAATCCTCCACTAAGGAAACTCCTTTCCGACTAACGTACGGGGTAGACGCAGTAATACCCGTAGAAATCGGAGAGCCGAGCCCGCGGTTGCTTTTGAAAGGAGTGGAGGAAGCCATAGAAAAAGACCTGATAGATGAAACCAGGAAAATGGCCCATCTGACGGAAACGGCGCTAAAACAAAGAATGGCTCTgcgctacaacaccaaagtgATCAAGAGGGAATTTGAGCCAAACAACCTCGTCTTGAGGCGAAATGATATCGGCCTACCGACCCCCGGAGAAGGCAAGCTAGCGGCGAACTGGGAAGGCCCCTACAGAATCAAAAAGGTGATGGGAAAAGGAGCATTCAAGTTGGAAAGGCTTGACGGCAAAGAAGTCCCGAGAACATGGAACGCGGACAACCTAagaagattctactcctag